From Topomyia yanbarensis strain Yona2022 chromosome 1, ASM3024719v1, whole genome shotgun sequence, one genomic window encodes:
- the LOC131685246 gene encoding TWiK family of potassium channels protein 12, giving the protein MKMNRQRSSVRSRGSSSTTTSDPREKVKDCCRKFIAFMCTQVGVGGLIVVYALVGAASFMSIETQEPNHLMEHVANLRRNCAAELWEVTEQHNLFNSSVWHLDADLVLKRYQDEFAEAIKRGYDGRTPEEAWNFPAALMFCLAVFTMIGYGNMVPRTPWGKGATVIYATFGIPLYILYFMNMGKVLASTFKWLYTWLHECSHDNEDDLALEDGSGVPQRKRIIVPTTACLWVISIYIATGTIMFAEWEKWSYLDSAYFCVTSLCKIGIGDLVPGANILDSQSGKPTKLVINFVYMLLGMGLVAMCYILMREEVRIKMQEIKEDTRLCLEDMSSKFAKCFGSSKDAQYYD; this is encoded by the coding sequence ATGAAAATGAATCGACAACGATCGTCGGTGCGGAGCCGGGGTTCCTCCTCGACAACCACCAGTGATCCGCGGGAGAAAGTGAAGGACTGCTGTCGGAAGTTTATCGCATTTATGTGCACCCAGGTTGGCGTCGGTGGACTGATTGTCGTGTACGCCCTGGTCGGGGCCGCCAGTTTTATGTCGATCGAAACCCAGGAACCGAATCATTTGATGGAACATGTGGCAAATTTGAGACGAAACTGTGCTGCGGAACTGTGGGAAGTTACGGAGCAGCATAATTTGTTCAACAGTTCCGTATGGCATCTGGATGCGGATTTGGTGTTGAAGCGATACCAGGACGAGTTTGCCGAAGCCATAAAACGGGGTTACGATGGACGAACGCCTGAGGAGGCGTGGAACTTCCCGGCGGCGCTGATGTTTTGTTTGGCTGTCTTTACCATGATCGGCTACGGGAATATGGTTCCTCGAACGCCCTGGGGTAAAGGTGCTACCGTCATCTACGCCACTTTCGGAATACCGTTGTACATTCTGTATTTTATGAACATGGGAAAAGTTCTCGCTTCCACTTTCAAGTGGCTCTACACGTGGCTTCACGAGTGCAGCCATGACAACGAGGACGATCTAGCACTCGAGGATGGTAGTGGAGTACCGCAGCGGAAACGGATCATTGTACCAACGACGGCCTGTCTGTGGGTCATATCAATTTACATTGCCACGGGGACGATCATGTTTGCGGAATGGGAAAAGTGGTCCTACCTGGATTCGGCCTACTTCTGTGTGACCAGTTTGTGCAAGATCGGAATCGGGGATCTGGTGCCGGGGGCGAACATACTGGATTCGCAGAGCGGAAAACCGACCAAGCTGGTGATAAATTTTGTGTACATGTTGCTCGGAATGGGCCTGGTTGCCATGTGTTACATTCTGATGCGGGAGGAGGTTCGAATCAAGATGCAGGAGATTAAGGAGGACACCCGGCTCTGTCTGGAGGACATGAGCTCAAAGTTTGCGAAGTGTTTTGGCAGTAGTAAGGATGCCCAGTACTACGATTGA